Proteins encoded within one genomic window of Gloeobacter kilaueensis JS1:
- a CDS encoding hemolysin family protein, translating to MVEPPLLLMAATATDIVLSWPEVLFRLVAVLLLVLLNGFFVATEFSLVSVRRTRIEQLVEEGNRSALAVQRSQKDLDRYLSATQLGITIASLALGWIGEGTIASLLEGVVSFLSVQAAPALLHTLSTALAFLLITYMHIVLGELAPKSVAILYPERTALVFAWANEIFYKLFAPFLSLLNWSSWLVLRSFGIRATLDTHTNPISPEELQLLIASPIASGLDRDEQVLLENVFEFGDAVAVDVMVPRTSIDALPVDATIQQVLTEVAQTGHSRYPLYQDSLDVIKGMISIKDVIARLGDQSVQLSDTVGPLARPIQFVPENKRISELLTQMQRERQAMVIVVDEFGGTAGLLTMENLLEELVGNITDEGEAVSLDIVRLDEHTAIIQAQTDLEEVNEHLGLDLPLSDEYKTLGGFLMYQLHKVPEPGEQLLYDELELKVLEMEGPRLERIQLVLPRRIEPEAASPSTRLDGSG from the coding sequence CTCGTTGCGGTTCTGTTGCTGGTTTTGCTCAACGGCTTTTTTGTCGCCACCGAATTTTCGCTCGTCTCGGTGCGCCGCACCCGCATCGAGCAGTTGGTCGAGGAAGGCAACCGCAGCGCCCTGGCGGTGCAGCGCTCGCAAAAGGACCTCGACCGCTATCTCTCGGCCACTCAGCTTGGGATCACGATCGCTTCGCTCGCTTTAGGCTGGATCGGCGAGGGAACCATCGCTTCTCTGCTGGAGGGAGTGGTGAGCTTTCTGTCGGTGCAGGCGGCACCGGCGTTGCTCCATACCCTGAGCACGGCCCTGGCCTTTTTGCTAATTACTTATATGCATATCGTGCTCGGAGAACTCGCCCCCAAGTCGGTGGCGATCCTGTATCCGGAGCGCACGGCCCTGGTCTTTGCCTGGGCAAACGAAATCTTCTACAAGCTATTTGCGCCATTTTTGAGTCTGCTTAACTGGTCCTCGTGGCTGGTGCTGCGCAGCTTCGGCATCCGGGCCACCCTCGACACCCACACCAACCCGATCAGCCCCGAGGAGTTGCAGTTGCTCATCGCCTCTCCCATCGCCTCCGGCCTCGACAGGGATGAGCAGGTGCTGCTTGAAAATGTCTTCGAGTTCGGCGATGCGGTCGCCGTCGATGTAATGGTGCCGCGCACCTCGATCGATGCGCTGCCCGTCGATGCGACGATTCAGCAGGTGCTGACGGAGGTGGCCCAGACCGGCCACTCGCGCTATCCGCTCTACCAGGACTCCCTCGATGTGATCAAGGGCATGATCTCGATCAAGGACGTGATTGCCCGGCTGGGCGATCAGAGTGTGCAACTGAGCGATACCGTCGGTCCCCTCGCCCGGCCCATCCAGTTCGTGCCCGAAAACAAGCGCATCAGTGAGCTGTTGACCCAGATGCAGCGCGAGCGCCAGGCGATGGTGATCGTCGTAGACGAATTTGGCGGCACAGCGGGCCTGCTGACGATGGAAAACCTGCTCGAAGAACTGGTGGGCAACATCACCGACGAGGGCGAAGCGGTGTCCCTCGACATCGTCCGGCTCGACGAGCACACCGCGATTATCCAGGCCCAGACCGATCTTGAGGAGGTCAACGAGCATCTGGGCCTTGATCTGCCGCTCTCAGACGAGTACAAGACCCTGGGCGGCTTCTTGATGTACCAGCTCCATAAGGTGCCTGAACCGGGCGAACAGCTCCTCTACGACGAACTTGAATTGAAGGTGCTCGAGATGGAAGGACCGCGCCTCGAGCGCATCCAGCTGGTTCTGCCCCGCCGCATCGAACCCGAGGCGGCCAGCCCCTCGACCCGCCTCGATGGCTCTGGATAG
- the hpf gene encoding ribosome hibernation-promoting factor, HPF/YfiA family: MQFAIHGKNIEVTEPIREYVSSKLEKVFSHFDQITMGVDVYLSVARNPRISRCHSAEVTVQANGAVIRAEEETENLYASIDLVADKLHRQLRKYKERIQKKPKPKTALAVAGQEPISLPNGNDRARGLPKEVVRTKYFAMPPMTPEEALEQLSLVDHDFFVFRNVETGEINVLYERNHGGFGLIMPR; this comes from the coding sequence ATGCAATTTGCCATCCACGGTAAGAACATTGAAGTCACCGAGCCCATTCGCGAATACGTCAGCTCCAAGCTGGAAAAGGTTTTTTCTCACTTCGATCAAATTACAATGGGTGTAGATGTTTATCTATCCGTGGCACGCAATCCGCGCATTTCCCGGTGTCATTCTGCTGAGGTGACGGTGCAGGCGAACGGTGCGGTGATCCGCGCCGAAGAGGAGACAGAAAATTTGTATGCAAGCATCGATCTGGTGGCTGACAAGTTGCACCGGCAACTGCGCAAGTACAAAGAACGAATCCAAAAAAAACCAAAGCCAAAGACAGCCCTGGCGGTGGCCGGTCAGGAGCCGATTAGCCTTCCTAACGGCAACGACCGCGCCAGGGGGTTACCCAAAGAAGTCGTGCGCACCAAGTACTTTGCCATGCCTCCGATGACCCCCGAGGAGGCGCTCGAACAGCTAAGCCTGGTCGATCACGATTTTTTTGTCTTTCGCAACGTCGAGACAGGCGAGATCAACGTGCTCTACGAGCGCAACCACGGCGGTTTTGGCCTGATCATGCCGCGCTAG
- the rsfS gene encoding ribosome silencing factor, with protein sequence MLIDPAAFALAVAAVRAADDKKGEEIVVLEVGQVTILADYFVIVTGNSRAQVRAIGGAIEEKIRFECERKPVRVEGLGEGSWVLVDYGDVIVHIMLPSERAFYQLEAFWGHAERVDLAGVLI encoded by the coding sequence TTGCTGATCGATCCCGCTGCATTCGCCCTCGCTGTCGCCGCCGTCCGGGCCGCCGACGATAAAAAAGGCGAGGAGATCGTCGTCCTCGAAGTGGGCCAGGTAACGATCCTGGCCGATTATTTTGTGATCGTCACAGGCAATTCCCGCGCCCAGGTCCGGGCAATCGGTGGCGCGATCGAAGAGAAGATCCGCTTTGAGTGCGAGCGCAAACCGGTGCGCGTCGAAGGGTTGGGCGAGGGCAGCTGGGTGCTGGTCGATTACGGCGATGTGATCGTCCACATCATGCTGCCCTCGGAGCGCGCCTTTTATCAACTCGAAGCGTTCTGGGGCCACGCTGAGCGCGTCGATCTGGCGGGTGTGCTCATCTAG
- the yqeK gene encoding bis(5'-nucleosyl)-tetraphosphatase (symmetrical) YqeK, whose protein sequence is MPGPALKTTWRTPVLAWLEQHVPARRLTHILGVEATAIELAQRWGADLDRAGRAGLLHDLAKYFGPEQLLSEAERLGIPIDAIQRSTPHLLHADVSAGLARELFGETDPSVLAAIANHTLGNSDLDILSQILYVADWIEPTRRGEDVEIVRKAAMGSLRSAVLSGAEQTILELIHNRRLIHPRTLLTRNWALCSLQEPSQRC, encoded by the coding sequence ATGCCGGGTCCAGCACTCAAGACAACCTGGCGCACCCCCGTGCTCGCATGGCTGGAGCAGCACGTGCCGGCCAGACGGCTCACTCACATCCTCGGTGTCGAGGCGACAGCGATCGAGCTGGCCCAGCGCTGGGGAGCGGATCTCGATCGAGCGGGCCGGGCCGGGCTGTTGCACGATCTGGCCAAGTACTTTGGGCCGGAGCAGCTCCTGAGTGAGGCGGAGCGCCTTGGTATCCCCATCGATGCGATCCAGCGCTCCACTCCCCACCTGCTGCACGCCGATGTCAGCGCCGGCCTTGCCCGCGAGCTTTTTGGTGAAACCGACCCGAGCGTGCTCGCAGCGATCGCCAACCACACCCTGGGCAACAGCGACCTCGATATCTTGAGTCAGATTCTCTACGTCGCCGACTGGATTGAGCCGACGCGGCGGGGCGAAGATGTCGAGATCGTGCGCAAGGCGGCGATGGGCAGTCTACGGTCGGCAGTGCTGAGCGGAGCCGAGCAGACTATCCTGGAACTCATCCATAATCGCCGTCTTATTCATCCGCGCACGTTGCTCACCCGCAACTGGGCGCTTTGTTCTCTACAGGAGCCGTCGCAACGTTGCTGA
- a CDS encoding WD40 repeat domain-containing protein: MSVSFSPDGSLLATGDLDGKICLWRVASGQQLLRLQGHTGWIWAVTFSPDGKTLASSSHDSLIRLWDVQSLDFEQSHPSNLIEASAPSHLPKTCLRTLHGHRSRVWAIAFSPDGQMLASGSDDRTIRLWNVHDGTCVAILQGHTGGVTAIRFSPDGQLLASASEDASIQLWSVAHRTSLKTLQGHTRWVRAVAFSRDGQTLASGSDDRTVRLWEIQTGTCRQILRGHTGWVTSLSFSPDGRTLATGSEDASVRLWNVQDGTCFKLLQGHSSCVWDVAFNGDGQTLASGSADLSARLWDIEDGTCLKTFQGQTSGVTSVKFSPDGSLLASGSYDALVRLWDVQQETCSRDLPGHTNWIWTVAFCPKGQMLASGSNDQTVRLWDVRDGTCLTTLQGHTGWVLSIAFSPDGQTLASTGNDQTVRLWDTRNGAHRRTLQGHTGWVWAVTFSPNGYTLASGSNDCTVRLWDARDGTCLTTLRGHTGWVLSAAFSPDGQTLATGSLDCSVRFWNVQDGTCLATLHDHTSGVRSVAFSASGRILASGSDDQTIRLWNVDEHTCQKVLQGHASRVSSVQFSPASDTASILLSGSQDETIRLWNSTTGECLKTIRVNRLYEGMNIQGATGLTATQTIALKTLGAVEH; encoded by the coding sequence ATGTCAGTCAGCTTTAGCCCGGATGGCAGTTTGCTCGCAACGGGCGATTTGGACGGTAAGATTTGCCTGTGGCGGGTGGCCAGTGGTCAACAGCTTTTGAGATTGCAGGGACATACCGGTTGGATCTGGGCAGTCACCTTCAGTCCTGACGGAAAAACTCTCGCAAGCAGCAGCCATGACTCGCTGATCCGGTTGTGGGATGTGCAGAGCCTCGATTTTGAACAGTCCCATCCGTCAAATTTGATCGAAGCGAGTGCTCCCAGTCATCTCCCAAAAACCTGTCTTAGAACACTGCACGGTCATCGGAGTCGGGTCTGGGCGATCGCGTTCAGCCCCGATGGCCAAATGCTTGCCAGTGGCAGTGACGACCGAACGATTCGGCTCTGGAATGTACACGACGGCACCTGTGTAGCGATTTTGCAGGGCCACACGGGCGGGGTGACTGCAATCCGCTTCAGTCCCGATGGACAGCTGCTTGCGAGTGCGAGCGAGGACGCTTCGATCCAGTTGTGGAGCGTTGCTCACAGAACCTCCCTCAAAACCTTGCAGGGACATACCCGGTGGGTGAGGGCGGTTGCTTTTAGCCGCGATGGTCAAACCCTCGCCAGCGGTAGTGACGATCGCACGGTTCGACTGTGGGAGATACAAACAGGCACCTGCCGCCAGATACTGCGGGGGCATACGGGTTGGGTTACCTCACTCAGCTTCAGTCCCGATGGCCGGACGCTCGCCACTGGTAGCGAAGATGCCTCAGTGCGGTTGTGGAATGTACAGGATGGAACCTGCTTCAAACTGCTGCAAGGCCACAGCAGTTGTGTTTGGGATGTGGCCTTCAACGGCGATGGTCAAACCCTCGCCAGTGGCAGTGCAGACCTTTCAGCTCGCCTGTGGGATATCGAGGATGGCACCTGTCTTAAGACATTTCAAGGGCAAACCAGCGGGGTCACTTCGGTCAAATTCAGTCCAGATGGCTCCCTGCTCGCCAGTGGCAGTTACGACGCCCTGGTGCGGCTCTGGGATGTGCAGCAAGAAACGTGCTCTAGAGATCTGCCAGGACACACAAACTGGATCTGGACAGTGGCGTTTTGTCCGAAGGGCCAGATGCTGGCCAGTGGTAGCAATGACCAAACTGTGCGGCTATGGGATGTGCGGGACGGCACCTGCCTCACAACCCTACAAGGTCATACCGGTTGGGTTTTGTCGATTGCGTTTAGTCCCGACGGTCAGACTCTCGCAAGTACCGGCAACGATCAAACTGTGCGCCTATGGGATACGCGCAATGGCGCTCACCGTAGAACCCTACAGGGCCATACGGGTTGGGTTTGGGCCGTTACGTTCAGCCCAAATGGCTACACTCTGGCAAGTGGCAGCAACGATTGCACCGTGCGGCTATGGGATGCGCGGGATGGCACCTGCCTCACAACCCTACGGGGACATACCGGTTGGGTCTTGTCCGCCGCCTTCAGCCCCGACGGTCAAACTCTCGCAACTGGTAGCCTGGACTGCTCAGTTCGCTTCTGGAATGTGCAGGACGGCACCTGCCTGGCAACATTACACGATCACACCAGTGGAGTGCGCTCCGTTGCCTTCAGCGCCAGTGGCCGTATCCTGGCCAGTGGCAGCGACGATCAAACCATCCGCCTGTGGAATGTCGATGAGCACACCTGCCAGAAAGTCCTGCAAGGGCACGCAAGCCGGGTCAGTTCAGTTCAGTTCAGCCCGGCATCGGACACAGCTTCGATCTTGCTCAGCGGTAGTCAAGATGAAACGATCAGGCTGTGGAATTCGACAACAGGAGAGTGCCTCAAAACGATACGAGTCAATCGTCTCTATGAGGGCATGAACATTCAGGGAGCAACCGGGTTGACTGCCACGCAAACCATCGCCCTTAAAACGTTAGGGGCAGTTGAACATTAA
- a CDS encoding IS3 family transposase (programmed frameshift): MKKSRFTTEQIIAILGEGQAGANVAELCRRHGISEQTYYRWKAKYGGMEISEAQRLKDLEAENRKLKQIVADQALDLHALKAVLFKKILTPAAKRQAAAYLQADLQVSQRRACRLLGLHRSTARLVGHRTEDPVLLARLKQLAAERPRYGYRRLTLLLRREGRLVNAKKIYRLCTKEGLLVRPKKRKPRFRPSGRPEAPALERPNQLWSLDFVEDALADGRKLRTLTIIDVYSRECPQIEVDTSLPSARVVRVLETLAAQRQLPERLLVDNGPEFVCRALAEWATRRGVLIAFTRPGKPTDKPHIESFNGKFRDECLNAHYFLSVPDARRIVEAWRLDYNHYRPHSALAGATPMEFLQQVNAIAAPLSPQRHPPVR; encoded by the exons ATGAAGAAAAGCCGTTTCACGACTGAACAGATCATTGCCATCCTGGGTGAGGGGCAGGCCGGTGCTAACGTGGCAGAGCTATGCCGCAGACACGGTATCAGCGAGCAGACCTACTATCGCTGGAAGGCCAAGTACGGTGGAATGGAAATCTCTGAAGCTCAGCGCCTGAAGGATCTCGAAGCAGAAAACCGCAAACTCAAGCAGATCGTCGCCGACCAAGCTCTCGACCTTCATGCCCTCAAGGCGGTGCTGT TCAAAAAAATTCTAACCCCAGCAGCCAAACGCCAGGCTGCCGCCTACCTGCAAGCCGACCTGCAGGTTTCCCAGAGGCGAGCCTGTCGGTTGCTGGGGTTGCACCGCTCCACCGCCCGGTTAGTCGGTCATCGCACTGAAGATCCCGTGTTGCTAGCACGGCTGAAGCAGTTGGCTGCCGAACGTCCGCGTTATGGCTATCGACGGCTGACACTGCTGCTGAGAAGGGAAGGCAGGCTGGTCAACGCCAAGAAAATCTACCGACTGTGCACCAAGGAGGGATTGCTGGTGCGCCCAAAAAAGCGTAAACCCCGCTTCCGACCGTCTGGGAGGCCGGAAGCACCGGCTTTAGAACGCCCTAACCAGCTATGGAGCCTGGACTTTGTCGAGGATGCCCTGGCCGACGGACGCAAACTGCGGACCTTGACGATCATCGATGTCTACAGCCGGGAGTGCCCACAAATTGAAGTCGATACCTCCCTGCCCTCAGCGCGGGTGGTGCGGGTGCTGGAAACCCTGGCGGCCCAGCGGCAGTTGCCGGAACGATTGCTGGTTGATAATGGGCCGGAGTTCGTCTGTCGAGCACTGGCGGAGTGGGCAACGCGGCGTGGGGTGCTCATCGCCTTCACTCGTCCGGGCAAGCCAACGGACAAGCCGCACATCGAGAGCTTTAATGGGAAATTTCGGGATGAATGTCTTAATGCCCACTACTTCTTGAGCGTGCCGGATGCCAGACGAATCGTCGAGGCTTGGCGGCTGGATTACAATCACTACCGTCCGCACAGTGCCCTGGCAGGAGCAACGCCGATGGAGTTTTTGCAACAGGTGAATGCCATCGCGGCTCCGCTGTCGCCGCAACGGCATCCACCTGTACGATAA
- a CDS encoding NB-ARC domain-containing protein, with amino-acid sequence MLERACGEPVRKTNFRGALEQQWRRSLVGAAQPQTPAVARPITQPESPDWGSVIDTATFCGRSEELLCLRQWVLEEQCRLVLLLGIGGIGKSTLAARLVQQVQSEFEVVVWRSLQNAPPFEEWLESVLPVLLRAQGEDVALAGSLDGKLLKLMEGLRSRRCLLILDNVETIFSAGQPAQYRVGCGEYGQLFKAVGEVLHQSCLLLTGREKPREVGLLEGKQRSARTFLLKGLDSEAGRELFLYKGSFSGTDTEWEQLVAYYSGNPLALKLLAATTQDLFSGNIAQILNYVQQGSAVFEDIRDLLQHQFERLSEVEQTMLFWLAIHRESVSLFELNEDLVTKASQRRLPDAMQSLLRRCLIEKAAPTPLEAGEQFFLQPVVLEYATDQFVQCITEEITGQTPGRLKTHALLKAQAKDYVREIQKRLILEPIAEQLRLQFGHSQVLEQRLKTMLEQQQRQAPQPDYLAGNLLNLLVHLQSNLRGCNFSELTVWQAD; translated from the coding sequence TTGCTGGAGCGAGCCTGCGGAGAACCCGTTCGTAAAACCAACTTTCGAGGAGCGCTAGAACAGCAGTGGCGTCGGTCGCTGGTTGGTGCGGCCCAGCCCCAAACTCCAGCCGTTGCACGACCGATTACCCAACCGGAGTCGCCGGATTGGGGGAGTGTTATTGATACAGCTACTTTCTGTGGACGCAGTGAAGAACTGCTGTGTCTTAGGCAGTGGGTGCTGGAGGAACAATGTCGCCTTGTCCTGCTGCTGGGCATCGGTGGAATTGGCAAAAGTACGCTGGCGGCCAGATTGGTGCAGCAAGTTCAATCAGAGTTTGAGGTGGTGGTGTGGCGATCGCTGCAAAATGCTCCACCCTTTGAAGAGTGGTTAGAGTCAGTGTTGCCTGTTCTGCTGCGGGCCCAGGGAGAGGACGTTGCCCTTGCGGGCAGCCTGGATGGGAAACTGCTGAAGCTGATGGAAGGGTTGCGCTCCCGTCGTTGTTTGTTGATTCTAGATAATGTCGAGACGATCTTCAGTGCAGGCCAGCCAGCCCAGTATCGAGTCGGCTGTGGGGAATATGGGCAATTGTTCAAGGCGGTCGGAGAAGTTCTCCACCAGAGTTGCCTGCTGCTCACCGGTCGCGAAAAGCCCAGAGAGGTCGGTCTACTCGAAGGGAAGCAGCGATCGGCCCGAACCTTCCTGCTCAAAGGGCTGGATTCAGAGGCCGGACGGGAACTATTTCTCTATAAAGGCTCATTCAGCGGAACAGATACAGAATGGGAGCAACTGGTGGCCTACTACAGCGGCAATCCCCTGGCGCTGAAGCTTCTGGCAGCCACAACTCAGGATCTTTTTAGTGGCAACATCGCTCAAATATTGAACTATGTGCAGCAGGGATCAGCAGTCTTTGAGGACATTCGAGACTTGCTTCAGCACCAGTTCGAGCGCCTCTCCGAAGTTGAGCAGACGATGCTCTTCTGGTTAGCCATCCACCGGGAGTCAGTCTCGCTATTTGAGCTAAACGAGGATCTTGTGACGAAAGCTTCTCAGCGCAGGTTGCCGGATGCGATGCAGTCGTTGTTGCGCCGCTGTCTCATCGAAAAGGCTGCGCCTACGCCTCTCGAAGCGGGTGAGCAGTTCTTTCTCCAGCCAGTAGTACTGGAGTACGCGACCGATCAGTTCGTGCAGTGCATTACTGAAGAGATTACTGGCCAGACGCCAGGGCGGCTCAAAACTCATGCCCTGCTCAAAGCCCAGGCAAAAGACTATGTGCGCGAGATACAGAAGCGGTTGATTCTGGAGCCGATAGCTGAGCAATTGCGGCTCCAGTTTGGTCATTCGCAGGTTCTTGAACAGCGCTTGAAGACCATGTTGGAGCAGCAACAGCGGCAAGCGCCGCAGCCAGATTATCTGGCCGGTAACCTTCTCAACCTGCTGGTGCATCTGCAAAGCAACTTGCGCGGCTGTAACTTTTCAGAACTCACCGTATGGCAGGCCGACTGA
- a CDS encoding SDR family oxidoreductase, with product MKIVIIDGSGLIGSKLVNNLRQLEHEVVAASPRSGINTITGQGLAGALTGTQVVIDVANSPSFEDKAVLEFFETSGRNLLAAEVAAGVGQHVALSVVGADRLPDSGYMRAKMAQEKLIKNSKIPYTILRSTQFFEFLSGIADAATDGQTVRLSPALVQPIASDDVAAVLTEIALGAPANGTIEVAGPEKFRLDELVQRFLSANQDARRVSTDIHARYFGVELSDHSLTPGDRLRVGRIRFEEWLGRQAQVA from the coding sequence ATGAAGATTGTAATTATCGATGGCAGCGGACTTATCGGAAGTAAGCTCGTGAACAACCTTCGTCAACTTGAGCACGAAGTGGTGGCAGCATCACCGCGATCGGGCATCAACACGATCACCGGCCAAGGACTGGCAGGGGCGCTGACAGGCACCCAGGTTGTTATCGATGTGGCGAACTCGCCTTCCTTCGAGGACAAGGCAGTTCTGGAGTTCTTCGAGACATCCGGTCGCAACCTCCTTGCCGCAGAAGTGGCCGCCGGTGTGGGACAGCACGTCGCACTCTCGGTTGTCGGTGCCGATCGCTTGCCCGACAGCGGTTACATGCGTGCAAAAATGGCCCAGGAAAAGCTGATCAAAAATTCCAAAATTCCCTACACGATCCTCCGCTCAACCCAGTTCTTCGAGTTTCTGAGCGGCATCGCCGATGCGGCCACCGATGGACAAACCGTTCGCCTCTCACCTGCCCTTGTGCAGCCAATTGCGTCGGATGACGTTGCTGCTGTGCTCACCGAGATCGCGCTCGGGGCACCGGCGAACGGCACGATCGAGGTGGCTGGCCCCGAAAAGTTCCGTCTCGATGAACTCGTCCAGCGATTCTTAAGCGCAAACCAGGACGCCCGCAGGGTGAGCACAGACATCCACGCCCGCTACTTTGGCGTAGAACTAAGCGATCACTCCCTCACTCCCGGCGACAGGCTGCGTGTGGGGAGGATACGGTTCGAGGAGTGGCTCGGTCGCCAGGCGCAGGTGGCCTAG
- a CDS encoding cupin domain-containing protein, translated as MFTRFRHRVALAALSLFAAFSVPAGLSLLAAPGGSPSGEKVTLVFDHVLPNVPGKSIKGVLVEYRPGGSSPAHTHPNSAFVYATVLEGAIRSKVNDGPEKVYRVGDNFAEVPGDHHGVSKNDSDTRPARLLAVFVVNTDETNLTTNEKG; from the coding sequence ATGTTTACGAGATTTCGGCATAGAGTCGCACTCGCAGCACTCTCCCTGTTCGCAGCTTTTTCTGTACCTGCAGGACTCTCCCTACTTGCAGCTCCAGGCGGCAGTCCATCTGGTGAAAAAGTAACGTTGGTTTTCGATCACGTCCTTCCCAATGTGCCCGGCAAGAGCATCAAAGGCGTGCTGGTCGAATACCGGCCCGGCGGCTCATCGCCCGCCCACACCCACCCAAACTCGGCCTTCGTCTATGCAACGGTCCTGGAGGGTGCAATTCGCAGCAAAGTCAACGATGGCCCAGAAAAGGTGTACCGCGTCGGCGATAACTTCGCCGAAGTTCCCGGCGATCATCACGGCGTCAGCAAAAATGACAGCGACACCAGACCCGCACGTCTGCTGGCTGTCTTTGTGGTCAATACGGACGAAACAAACCTGACCACAAATGAAAAAGGCTGA
- a CDS encoding methylenetetrahydrofolate reductase, with protein sequence MAQTTRLEKAIAGKAFLITAEVMPPKGPDMVAFIEKASLLKDRVHAINVTDSNRAVMRMSPLAASALLVQVGLEPICQLACRDRNRIALQGDLIGAEALGIHNILALTGDPVDCGDHPRARAVCDLESVRLLQVIDGLNRGVDSAGNALNAQTHLFAGAAIDPQSGSESGLRSRFRRKVEAGARFFQSQLITDFKRLGWFMDNIACEYERPVLAGVFLLKSAKNALYINRNLPGVTIPEAIIERLERAGAQAQQEGIVIAAEQVAAARQICDGVHLMAIRREEVIPEILDRAGVAALTSF encoded by the coding sequence ATGGCTCAGACGACGCGGCTTGAGAAGGCAATTGCGGGCAAAGCATTTTTGATCACCGCCGAGGTCATGCCCCCAAAAGGCCCAGACATGGTTGCCTTTATTGAAAAAGCATCGCTCCTCAAAGACCGCGTCCACGCGATCAACGTCACCGACTCCAATCGGGCCGTCATGCGGATGAGCCCGCTCGCCGCCTCCGCCCTCCTGGTGCAGGTGGGCCTTGAACCCATCTGTCAGCTCGCCTGCCGCGACCGCAACCGCATCGCGCTGCAGGGCGATCTGATCGGAGCGGAGGCGCTGGGCATCCACAATATCCTGGCCCTCACGGGCGACCCGGTCGATTGCGGCGACCACCCCCGCGCCCGCGCCGTCTGCGATCTCGAGTCGGTGCGCCTGCTGCAGGTGATCGACGGGCTGAATCGGGGCGTCGATAGCGCCGGTAACGCCCTCAACGCCCAGACCCACCTGTTCGCCGGGGCGGCCATCGATCCGCAATCCGGCAGCGAGTCCGGCCTGCGCAGCCGCTTTCGGCGCAAAGTCGAAGCGGGCGCACGCTTTTTTCAAAGCCAGCTCATCACCGACTTCAAGCGGCTGGGTTGGTTTATGGACAACATCGCCTGCGAGTACGAGCGGCCCGTTCTGGCCGGTGTCTTTTTGCTCAAGTCGGCCAAAAATGCGCTCTACATCAACCGCAACCTGCCCGGTGTGACGATCCCGGAGGCGATTATCGAGCGGCTGGAGCGGGCCGGTGCCCAGGCCCAGCAGGAAGGCATCGTCATCGCCGCCGAGCAGGTGGCCGCCGCCAGACAGATCTGCGACGGCGTGCATCTGATGGCAATTCGCAGGGAAGAGGTGATCCCCGAAATTCTCGATCGAGCCGGGGTAGCGGCGCTCACCAGTTTTTGA